From one Gigantopelta aegis isolate Gae_Host unplaced genomic scaffold, Gae_host_genome ctg4336_pilon_pilon, whole genome shotgun sequence genomic stretch:
- the LOC121392712 gene encoding LOW QUALITY PROTEIN: alkaline protease 1-like (The sequence of the model RefSeq protein was modified relative to this genomic sequence to represent the inferred CDS: deleted 4 bases in 3 codons): MQFRTSQYQVLIFVLLLVDVGATRQVIRAAPGIETTGQYMIKYLDNVEFVEEETFVKASLSWALDRIDQVSPILDGIFEPGRNGKGVDIYIRYRLTVLTVFRVITCIDSTPLSIIVDGLNFAATNITNESSSSTIISMSLGGPFNHLLNNMSNNIVNMGIPIVVAAGNERGDACYYSPASASEVITVAGSAQGDDVYYYTNGGSCVDIFAPAIM; encoded by the exons ATGCAATTTCGTACAAGTCAATACCAAGTTCTCATATTTGTTCTTCTTCTTGTAGATGTGGGGGCTACACGTCAAGTTATTCGTGCTGCTCCTGGAATAGAGACAACAGGTCAGTATATG ATAAAATATCTTGACAATGTGGAGTTTGTCGAAGAAGAGACATTTGTTAAAGCA TCACTTTCATGGGCATTGGATCGTATTGATCAAGTCAGTCCAATATTAGATGGTATATTTGAACCTGGAAGAAATGGAAAAGGTGTTGACATTTATATTAGATACAG GCtaactgttttgacagtgtttCGTGTAATTACTTGTATCGACTCAACACCATTGAGTATTATTGTAGATGGATTAAATTTTGCTGCAACAAATATCACCAAT GAATCCTCGTCGTCCACTATCATCTCAATGTCATTAGGTGGTCCATTTAACCATTTACTCAACAATATGTCAAACAATATTGTTAATATGGGAATACCAATTGTTGTAGCTGCTGGTAATGAAAGAGGTGATGCCTGTTATTATAGTCCTGCAAGTGCATCAGAAGTTATTACTGTTGCTGGCTCTGCTCAAGGAGATGATGTTTACTACTACACA AATGGTGGCTCTTGTGTTGACATATTTGCTCCAGCCATAATGTAA